From the genome of Candidatus Methylacidiphilales bacterium, one region includes:
- the leuB gene encoding 3-isopropylmalate dehydrogenase codes for MKVHRIAVLAGDGIGPEVMAVTLPIVKKVAEKYDCKLEFSEALVGGAAIDACGKALPEETVNVCQKSDAILFGSVGGPRWESLPPQEQPERAALLPLRKMFKLYANLRPALCYPELVEASPIKSHLIRGGFDLLVVRELTGGIYFGKPKETVSTEHGERAIDTLVYETPEIERITHLAFMAAKKRRQKVTLVDKANVLESSLLWRKTVKRIAASYPDVMLDFIYVDNAAMQVVKNPKQFDVLLCENMFGDIISDEVAAVAGSLGMLPSASLGEGSFGLYEPSGGTAPDIAGKGIANPIAQILSAALMFRFSFQMEEAAQSIEEAVRKAITAGYRTADIYSEGTKRVSTAEMALAIEKFL; via the coding sequence ATGAAGGTTCATCGCATAGCAGTGCTTGCTGGAGACGGCATCGGCCCGGAAGTCATGGCCGTGACTTTGCCGATTGTTAAAAAGGTCGCCGAGAAATATGATTGTAAACTGGAATTTTCCGAGGCGCTGGTGGGCGGTGCGGCTATTGATGCCTGTGGAAAAGCTTTGCCCGAAGAGACGGTGAATGTTTGCCAAAAATCCGATGCTATCCTTTTCGGATCCGTAGGGGGGCCGAGATGGGAATCCCTGCCGCCACAGGAGCAACCCGAGAGGGCAGCTCTGTTGCCGCTCCGGAAAATGTTCAAGCTTTACGCCAACCTACGACCGGCATTGTGTTATCCTGAGCTCGTCGAAGCGTCGCCCATAAAAAGCCATTTAATTCGAGGGGGCTTTGATTTGCTTGTTGTGCGTGAATTGACTGGTGGAATTTATTTCGGCAAGCCTAAGGAAACGGTTTCCACTGAGCACGGCGAGCGTGCGATCGACACGCTAGTCTACGAGACTCCAGAAATCGAGCGGATCACTCATCTGGCATTCATGGCAGCTAAAAAACGTCGCCAAAAAGTCACCCTCGTAGATAAAGCTAATGTGCTGGAGTCCAGCCTTCTTTGGCGTAAGACTGTGAAACGTATCGCTGCGTCCTATCCGGACGTCATGCTTGACTTCATCTACGTGGATAACGCTGCGATGCAGGTCGTAAAAAACCCGAAACAATTTGACGTTCTCTTATGCGAAAATATGTTTGGCGACATCATCAGTGATGAGGTGGCTGCTGTGGCAGGCTCACTGGGGATGCTTCCGAGCGCGTCTCTAGGTGAGGGGAGCTTTGGTTTATACGAGCCAAGTGGAGGCACAGCGCCAGACATCGCGGGCAAAGGAATTGCCAATCCGATTGCTCAGATTCTCTCGGCCGCGTTGATGTTTCGGTTCAGTTTCCAAATGGAAGAGGCTGCTCAAAGTATAGAGGAAGCGGTCCGCAAAGCGATCACGGCAGGTTATCGCACGGCAGATATTTATTCCGAAGGGACGAAGCGGGTGAGCACCGCTGAGATGGCTCTGGCCATAGAGAAGTTTTTATGA
- a CDS encoding Lrp/AsnC family transcriptional regulator, producing MTTTSSTPIPVSTYDPINAAILAVSEDRIQGFHRKPFAQIAALSGVPYDVVVERIRAMLEAGTIRRVRLTLIANDLAPGALVAWRVAQERLDAAFDWLWKEDPFSGHIVIRSTDTEAAGSTYKLWTTLKVPQGFSLEEHCECLQRKIGAEAFRIMPAKGIFVLGVGHVRRREIKPGSKSDTPAEMHEIKVTRLSDEEWHVLSYLKRECMPHEIGDDLWLRRAEEAGLDYERFCAVAEGLADKKIIGRFSTFLEHVKPNAAGERVTKFNALFHWAVPPGLEKRAGEEVGRFHALTHCYWREAGPEFKNVNIMAVAHGTDKELVKAHKAAIDAHLNEVGIPVLYTNIFWGGRSEIKPSEILPSAYAAWRRQQASA from the coding sequence ATGACCACGACTTCATCCACTCCGATTCCCGTTAGCACTTACGATCCGATCAATGCTGCCATATTGGCGGTGTCGGAAGATCGAATTCAGGGGTTTCATCGCAAGCCATTTGCGCAAATCGCAGCTTTAAGCGGTGTCCCCTATGATGTAGTGGTTGAAAGGATTCGCGCGATGCTTGAGGCTGGGACGATACGGCGAGTCAGGTTAACATTGATAGCGAATGATCTTGCGCCCGGTGCATTGGTGGCTTGGCGTGTGGCGCAAGAGAGGCTAGATGCGGCGTTTGATTGGCTCTGGAAAGAAGATCCTTTTAGCGGGCATATTGTTATTCGTTCAACAGACACCGAAGCTGCAGGAAGCACCTATAAATTATGGACGACACTTAAAGTGCCACAGGGATTCTCTCTAGAGGAGCACTGCGAGTGCCTTCAGCGCAAGATCGGTGCGGAGGCTTTCAGGATAATGCCAGCAAAGGGCATCTTTGTTTTGGGAGTGGGGCATGTAAGGCGTCGCGAAATTAAGCCTGGCTCTAAGTCGGATACACCTGCAGAGATGCACGAAATCAAAGTCACCCGCTTGAGCGATGAGGAATGGCATGTCTTAAGCTACCTGAAGAGAGAGTGCATGCCTCACGAGATCGGCGATGATCTCTGGTTAAGGCGAGCTGAGGAGGCTGGTTTAGATTATGAGCGTTTTTGTGCTGTTGCTGAGGGGCTTGCGGATAAAAAAATTATTGGGCGTTTCTCTACATTCCTTGAGCATGTGAAGCCCAATGCTGCTGGAGAAAGGGTGACAAAATTCAATGCGCTCTTTCATTGGGCAGTGCCGCCAGGCTTGGAGAAAAGAGCGGGTGAAGAGGTGGGGCGGTTTCATGCGCTGACACATTGTTATTGGCGTGAGGCTGGGCCTGAGTTTAAGAATGTGAATATTATGGCGGTTGCCCACGGCACAGATAAAGAGCTTGTGAAGGCTCACAAAGCTGCGATTGATGCGCACCTCAATGAAGTGGGGATACCCGTGCTTTACACCAACATCTTCTGGGGCGGACGGAGTGAGATCAAGCCATCAGAAATTCTTCCCTCAGCCTACGCAGCTTGGCGCCGTCAACAGGCTTCAGCGTAG
- the accB gene encoding acetyl-CoA carboxylase biotin carboxyl carrier protein: MEIKDIRLVIELMDKHGLGEFELEKKDFKIRLKKSTSSELPILSFPPSLPSGSPQPSPQPIANLAPIPVTGTTLSAPPTQTSTPPPPATPSPSAPSNAQYKEILSPMVGTFYRSPSPEAPPYVEVGQEVTEDTVVCIIEAMKVMNEIKAEIRGTITEILAENGKPVDYAKPLFRVRVS; the protein is encoded by the coding sequence ATGGAAATCAAAGATATTCGACTCGTCATCGAGCTCATGGATAAACATGGGCTTGGGGAATTTGAACTCGAAAAGAAAGATTTCAAAATCAGATTAAAAAAATCCACTTCTAGTGAGCTGCCTATTTTATCCTTCCCCCCTTCCCTTCCGAGTGGATCTCCACAGCCATCTCCACAGCCTATTGCTAACCTTGCACCGATTCCCGTTACAGGCACCACTCTTTCTGCTCCCCCTACGCAAACTTCCACCCCGCCCCCACCCGCAACTCCCTCGCCAAGCGCTCCGAGTAACGCTCAATACAAAGAAATCTTGTCCCCGATGGTGGGCACTTTCTATCGCTCGCCGTCTCCCGAAGCTCCTCCATACGTCGAAGTTGGACAAGAAGTCACCGAAGATACCGTCGTCTGTATCATCGAAGCCATGAAAGTAATGAACGAAATCAAGGCAGAGATACGCGGCACGATCACTGAGATATTGGCTGAAAACGGTAAGCCAGTGGATTACGCGAAGCCTTTATTTAGAGTGCGGGTTAGTTAA
- the accC gene encoding acetyl-CoA carboxylase biotin carboxylase subunit produces the protein MFRKILIANRGEIAVRIIRACRELGIKTLAVYSEADAQSMHVRLADEAICIGKGPSSESYLKIERIISAAEIGNVDAIHPGYGFLAENAHFAEVCESCNIKFIGPKPSAIRAMGDKSVAKETARKAGVPVSPGSLKPVETEQEALKLAKEIGYPVMIKAVAGGGGRGMRPVYNDVSLIQGFVSAKLEAEKAFGDGRLYIEKLIENPHHIEFQIIADEHGKVVHVGERDCSIQRRNQKLLEEAPSPILTPKLRDKMGKASIKLAQAVGYTNAGTIEYLVDDDGNFYFMEMNTRIQVEHPVTEEAYGVDLVKEQIRIAAGKPLSKQFDDLKPLYHAIEFRINAEDPSQDFRPSPGKIEFYYPPGGYGVRLDSHAYEGYVIPPYYDSMIGKLIVKGEDREEAITRLDRALDEFIIKGIKTTIPFGQQLTQNSQFRKGQYTTAFISQLSSPKQPPSRS, from the coding sequence ATGTTTCGAAAAATTCTAATTGCCAACCGAGGTGAAATAGCCGTCCGCATCATTCGAGCTTGCCGTGAGCTCGGAATTAAAACGCTGGCTGTCTATTCTGAGGCCGACGCGCAGTCGATGCACGTGCGACTTGCCGACGAGGCGATTTGCATAGGGAAAGGACCAAGCTCCGAAAGCTACCTAAAGATCGAGCGCATCATCAGTGCGGCAGAGATCGGCAACGTGGATGCGATACACCCAGGATACGGTTTTCTAGCGGAAAACGCACACTTCGCTGAGGTGTGTGAAAGTTGCAATATCAAGTTTATAGGCCCTAAGCCTTCCGCTATTCGTGCTATGGGCGATAAATCCGTGGCGAAAGAGACGGCCCGTAAAGCGGGCGTGCCTGTTTCCCCAGGCAGCCTGAAGCCGGTTGAGACCGAGCAGGAAGCGCTGAAACTCGCAAAAGAGATTGGTTACCCTGTGATGATCAAAGCCGTTGCGGGCGGCGGCGGAAGAGGGATGCGGCCTGTCTATAACGACGTCAGCTTAATACAGGGTTTTGTCTCAGCAAAACTCGAAGCTGAAAAAGCCTTTGGAGACGGACGACTGTATATCGAAAAATTAATCGAAAACCCTCATCATATTGAATTTCAAATCATCGCCGATGAACACGGAAAAGTCGTTCATGTAGGAGAACGGGATTGCTCCATACAGCGTCGGAACCAAAAGTTGCTCGAAGAAGCCCCATCGCCGATTCTCACCCCCAAACTGCGTGATAAAATGGGCAAGGCCAGCATTAAGCTAGCTCAAGCTGTCGGTTACACCAACGCGGGCACGATCGAATACTTGGTAGATGACGACGGAAACTTCTACTTCATGGAGATGAATACGCGCATCCAAGTCGAGCATCCTGTGACAGAAGAAGCCTACGGAGTGGATCTGGTAAAGGAGCAGATTCGGATCGCTGCTGGCAAACCGCTATCAAAGCAGTTCGATGATTTGAAGCCGCTTTATCATGCTATCGAATTTCGTATCAACGCAGAAGACCCTTCACAGGATTTTCGGCCCTCTCCGGGAAAGATTGAGTTTTATTACCCCCCAGGTGGATACGGTGTGAGGCTAGATTCTCACGCTTACGAAGGCTACGTTATACCGCCTTATTATGACTCGATGATCGGAAAATTGATCGTCAAAGGTGAAGACCGCGAGGAGGCGATTACGCGGTTAGATCGAGCATTGGATGAATTTATTATAAAAGGAATCAAAACGACGATTCCGTTTGGCCAGCAGCTCACTCAAAATAGTCAATTCAGAAAGGGTCAATACACGACGGCGTTTATTAGCCAACTATCAAGTCCGAAGCAGCCGCCTTCTCGTTCCTAG